One stretch of Methanobrevibacter sp. DNA includes these proteins:
- a CDS encoding ATP-binding cassette domain-containing protein: protein MIKVENVSKDYELADGTIITALKDVSFNVKEGEILGIMGKSGSGKTTLLRALRGVEHIDSGSIQVGKAKVTSESSQFFYNNLKKETAIHLQRSFGIWPDTVRENILRKLYARRYFDEGDTNFEVAESEFGEEADELLELVSLTHKQNHYASVLSGGEKQRLIMARQLAKQPKALLLDEPATMACPKTKQEILDAVKKINKELNITVIVVSHLPDVQKYLADRVILLEDGEIADEGSANDICEKFMADMDDIVDIDNIATDDDVIQVNDVFKRFFLLTGGEVLQIEDVNFTVQKENILSIIGPSGAGKTVLLRMIGGLEDPDEGEVLYNVDGEWNDVDIPGMGRMKIRSKLGFMHQEFALSHYATVLDQLATRLGYKNQNIVKEAQERARKIGLSEELLDSFYLLTDLPEIEARDRLKKIGLDSDILDDLFPKFPETATKEAVKDIFESLDLDMDILHRKSYELSGGQKVRVMLALILVSRPKFLLLDEPFGDLDPVTLRDVTNALKTISKDYGITIVMISHNTDFIKELSNRAVFMDDGKIIDDSEDIDKIVDNFIDFCHADYLKGE, encoded by the coding sequence ATGATAAAAGTTGAAAATGTAAGCAAAGATTATGAATTAGCTGATGGAACTATAATCACTGCACTTAAGGATGTCAGTTTTAATGTTAAAGAAGGTGAAATTTTAGGTATTATGGGTAAAAGTGGTTCAGGTAAGACTACTTTATTAAGAGCACTCAGAGGTGTTGAACATATTGATAGTGGAAGTATTCAAGTGGGAAAAGCAAAAGTTACCTCTGAATCATCCCAATTCTTTTATAATAATCTTAAAAAAGAAACTGCAATACATCTTCAAAGATCTTTTGGTATCTGGCCGGATACTGTACGTGAAAATATTCTAAGGAAATTATATGCTAGAAGATATTTTGACGAAGGAGATACTAATTTTGAAGTTGCAGAAAGTGAATTCGGTGAGGAAGCTGATGAACTTTTAGAACTTGTTTCATTAACCCATAAACAAAACCATTATGCATCTGTGTTAAGTGGTGGTGAAAAACAAAGACTCATTATGGCAAGGCAACTTGCTAAACAGCCTAAAGCTTTACTTCTTGACGAACCTGCAACTATGGCATGCCCTAAAACAAAACAAGAGATATTGGATGCAGTTAAAAAAATCAACAAGGAATTGAATATCACTGTCATTGTAGTATCTCACTTGCCTGATGTTCAAAAATACTTAGCAGATAGAGTAATTTTACTTGAAGATGGTGAAATTGCTGATGAAGGGTCTGCAAATGATATTTGTGAGAAGTTCATGGCAGATATGGATGATATTGTTGATATAGATAATATTGCAACAGATGATGATGTTATTCAAGTAAATGATGTATTCAAAAGATTTTTCTTACTTACTGGTGGGGAAGTTTTACAGATTGAAGATGTAAACTTCACAGTTCAAAAAGAAAACATTTTAAGCATTATTGGTCCTAGTGGAGCAGGTAAAACTGTCCTTTTAAGGATGATTGGTGGTCTTGAAGACCCTGATGAAGGAGAAGTATTGTATAATGTTGATGGTGAATGGAATGATGTTGACATTCCAGGTATGGGACGTATGAAAATCAGATCTAAATTAGGTTTCATGCACCAAGAATTTGCTTTAAGCCATTATGCAACTGTTTTAGATCAATTAGCCACTAGATTAGGTTATAAAAATCAAAATATTGTTAAAGAAGCTCAGGAAAGAGCTAGAAAAATTGGACTTAGTGAAGAATTATTGGATTCATTTTACTTACTCACTGATTTACCTGAAATAGAAGCAAGAGACAGATTGAAAAAAATTGGTCTTGATTCTGATATTTTAGATGATTTATTCCCTAAATTCCCTGAAACTGCAACAAAAGAAGCAGTTAAAGATATATTTGAAAGTCTTGATTTAGACATGGATATTTTGCATAGGAAATCATATGAATTATCTGGAGGTCAAAAAGTTCGTGTAATGCTTGCATTGATATTAGTTTCAAGACCAAAATTCTTACTTTTGGATGAACCTTTTGGAGATTTGGACCCAGTTACATTAAGAGATGTAACAAATGCTCTTAAAACAATTTCAAAAGATTATGGAATTACAATTGTAATGATTTCCCACAATACTGACTTTATTAAAGAATTAAGTAACAGAGCAGTATTCATGGATGATGGAAAAATTATTGATGATAGTGAAGATATTGATAAGATTGTTGATAATTTCATTGATTTTTGTCATGCAGATTATTTAAAAGGAGAATAA
- a CDS encoding universal stress protein: MFDIIAVPVDGSDYGYQAADVAIEIAQKFNSKIAAVNVLEEFSFSSYDSEEDEGNSILSKITKKANSVGIEVTEHLITADPLRDMKFIVDQTRADLVVIHAHGSNNNRFVSFDESCVSDTQIGSVSERLLRTSDVPVLLIK; the protein is encoded by the coding sequence ATGTTCGATATTATTGCAGTTCCTGTAGATGGTTCTGATTATGGATATCAAGCAGCAGATGTTGCTATTGAAATAGCTCAAAAGTTTAACTCTAAAATTGCAGCAGTTAATGTTCTTGAAGAGTTTTCTTTTAGTAGCTATGATTCTGAAGAAGATGAAGGCAATTCAATTTTATCAAAAATTACTAAAAAGGCTAATAGTGTTGGAATTGAAGTAACTGAACATTTAATCACTGCTGATCCTTTAAGAGATATGAAATTCATTGTTGATCAAACACGTGCTGATTTAGTTGTTATTCATGCACATGGTTCAAATAATAACAGATTTGTATCTTTTGATGAGAGTTGTGTTTCAGATACTCAAATAGGTTCAGTTTCAGAAAGACTCTTGAGAACCTCAGATGTACCTGTATTATTAATTAAGTAA
- a CDS encoding DUF4013 domain-containing protein, with amino-acid sequence MGDLISIIQETRLITNEFEFGWWEKFGIGVKGFLISSFGIAIPLILFLLITYITGTGEYYFDILEVGVNGLTINLSVMFNDYSFIVLLINLFIVLLFIYFTVIALARLSHTNNLLESVNIKKIIEDLKNIGIIHFTLWVLIMFILMIIVGIVCDKVYYISYVGLIISSYILVPYIAMFLFKSIGNEYSI; translated from the coding sequence ATGGGAGATTTGATTTCTATAATCCAGGAAACCAGACTAATTACTAATGAATTTGAGTTTGGATGGTGGGAAAAATTTGGAATAGGTGTGAAAGGATTTTTAATTTCTTCCTTTGGCATTGCAATACCTTTAATATTATTCTTATTAATTACTTATATTACTGGAACTGGGGAATATTATTTTGATATACTTGAAGTAGGTGTTAATGGATTAACTATTAATTTATCAGTGATGTTTAATGATTATTCATTTATAGTCCTTTTAATTAACCTTTTTATAGTATTACTTTTTATTTATTTTACAGTAATTGCATTAGCTAGATTATCTCACACTAATAATCTATTGGAAAGTGTTAATATAAAAAAGATAATTGAAGACTTAAAAAATATAGGAATAATCCATTTTACTTTATGGGTGCTAATAATGTTCATTTTGATGATTATTGTGGGCATTGTATGTGATAAAGTCTATTATATTAGTTATGTAGGATTAATAATTTCAAGTTATATATTAGTGCCTTATATAGCTATGTTTTTATTCAAAAGCATTGGAAATGAATACTCAATTTAG
- a CDS encoding PP2C family protein-serine/threonine phosphatase encodes MNLNNFYKNIKNNYKKIIISFLIFTQLYILKYYIGYYSPLHIEAHIGLYPILGLLFGGWGALGVSFANLLTDLAGGHPPLETFICFFVDFLYAYLPYKLWYNFSKNGKLTAPQLGTIFHLAKFCGVILVSTILYTVLIIMLLHDSQNVSLFSLTTLNYFLNAFVFGFFTGVIGIIISNLKNIDLTIPSVNKNPKIKDKWYNLALLIGIILIVVFFIMIAVGESNKYINLLFIISICILILFYTTKPVKYPVIKEKSIYKPIIEKLILIFLGFIIGISLLFTSLAILIALKTGESSIMIENSLGFTISILLYLFIGWLAFFVPGLIALKYVEENITNPLSLFSKFTREYINSKDSKEVNKESLMERYQDYFEKYDEIGILGNSIVKMMSDLENVTSEKERISTELTLAKDIQESKLPTNFPKDKKYSINASMKPAREVGGDFYDFFEIDSENICIVIGDASGKGIPAALFAVIAKELIKTQLLSGASLAETMKSVNNRLCENNVQSMFVTAWAGVINLRKNELKFVNAGHNAPLIKNGETFEWLDSKHGLVLGAMENIQYKEHCVSLKCNDFQIYLYTDGVTEAHNDKEELFNEDRLIELINNNNLNSIEFIDYLNGELDKFKGSQEQFDDITMMIFEYKIGEDENGNN; translated from the coding sequence ATGAATTTAAATAATTTTTATAAAAATATTAAAAATAATTATAAAAAAATTATAATCTCTTTTTTAATATTCACTCAATTATATATCCTAAAGTATTATATTGGATATTATAGTCCATTACATATTGAAGCTCATATTGGATTATACCCTATCTTAGGATTATTATTTGGTGGATGGGGAGCATTAGGTGTATCGTTTGCAAATTTATTAACTGACTTAGCAGGAGGACATCCTCCTTTAGAAACTTTCATATGTTTTTTTGTAGATTTTTTATATGCATATTTACCTTATAAATTATGGTATAATTTTTCTAAAAATGGAAAATTAACTGCTCCTCAGTTAGGGACTATCTTTCATTTAGCAAAATTCTGTGGCGTAATATTAGTATCCACTATACTATATACAGTATTAATTATAATGTTATTACATGATTCACAGAATGTTAGTTTATTTTCATTAACTACATTGAATTATTTCCTAAATGCATTTGTATTTGGATTTTTCACAGGAGTAATTGGTATTATAATATCTAATTTGAAAAATATCGATTTAACAATACCTTCAGTAAATAAAAATCCTAAAATTAAAGATAAATGGTATAACTTAGCTTTATTAATTGGAATAATATTGATTGTAGTATTCTTTATCATGATTGCTGTGGGTGAAAGTAATAAGTATATTAATTTACTATTTATTATTTCAATATGTATCTTAATATTATTCTATACAACAAAACCTGTTAAATATCCAGTTATTAAAGAAAAATCAATTTATAAACCAATTATTGAGAAATTAATATTGATATTCTTAGGTTTTATCATTGGAATCTCTTTATTATTTACATCATTAGCTATTTTGATTGCACTTAAAACTGGAGAAAGCAGCATTATGATTGAAAATAGTTTAGGATTCACTATTTCAATATTGTTATATCTGTTTATAGGATGGTTAGCATTCTTTGTTCCAGGATTAATTGCTCTTAAATATGTTGAAGAAAACATAACTAATCCTTTATCATTATTTTCAAAATTTACTAGAGAATATATTAATTCAAAAGATAGTAAAGAAGTAAATAAAGAAAGTTTAATGGAAAGATATCAAGATTATTTTGAGAAGTATGATGAAATTGGGATATTGGGAAATTCAATTGTAAAAATGATGTCTGATTTGGAGAATGTTACCTCTGAAAAAGAAAGGATATCTACAGAATTAACACTTGCAAAGGATATTCAGGAGTCCAAATTACCTACTAATTTCCCGAAAGATAAAAAGTACTCAATTAATGCCTCAATGAAACCTGCTCGTGAAGTAGGTGGAGATTTTTATGACTTTTTTGAGATTGATTCTGAAAACATATGTATTGTAATTGGAGATGCATCTGGAAAAGGAATCCCTGCAGCACTTTTTGCTGTAATTGCAAAAGAACTAATTAAAACTCAATTACTAAGTGGTGCTTCTTTAGCAGAAACAATGAAATCTGTTAATAATAGGCTCTGTGAAAATAATGTTCAATCAATGTTTGTAACAGCATGGGCAGGTGTTATAAATTTAAGAAAAAATGAACTTAAATTTGTTAATGCAGGTCATAATGCTCCTTTAATCAAAAATGGAGAAACATTTGAATGGTTGGATTCTAAACATGGGCTTGTTTTAGGAGCTATGGAAAATATACAATATAAAGAACATTGTGTTTCTTTAAAATGTAATGATTTCCAAATATATTTGTATACTGATGGAGTTACTGAAGCACATAATGATAAAGAAGAACTATTTAATGAAGACAGATTAATAGAACTTATAAATAACAATAACTTAAATTCAATTGAGTTTATTGATTATCTGAATGGTGAATTAGATAAATTCAAAGGATCACAAGAGCAATTTGATGATATAACCATGATGATATTTGAATATAAAATTGGAGAAGATGAAAATGGAAATAATTGA
- a CDS encoding STAS domain-containing protein: MEIIDNKNGNELSIKLVGKLDTNTSHQLEEFIQNNIEGVEKLVYDFEELLYISSSGLRVLLSSQKIMNTQGEMEINNVNEFVMEVFEATGFIDIMNIN; the protein is encoded by the coding sequence ATGGAAATAATTGATAATAAAAATGGAAATGAATTAAGTATTAAATTAGTTGGGAAATTAGATACAAACACATCCCATCAATTAGAAGAATTCATTCAGAATAATATTGAAGGTGTTGAGAAATTAGTTTATGATTTTGAAGAATTACTTTATATAAGTAGTTCTGGATTAAGAGTTTTATTATCTAGTCAAAAAATCATGAATACTCAAGGGGAAATGGAAATAAATAATGTAAATGAGTTTGTGATGGAAGTTTTTGAAGCTACAGGATTTATAGACATCATGAACATAAATTAG
- a CDS encoding GH3 auxin-responsive promoter family protein: MTIYEELDKLKLTEIEKAWLGYCHNCSETQNTVLEDILKSNENTEFGMKHDFKNIKSVEDFQKNIPLSQYSDYEEYIEKLKLGENNQLFAQDIEYFIMTSGTSSGKSKLIPENEDSKNIKNTVYKLRNYYLLKTLLMSKADPNSQLNKYLISKGLNPKDVNVPELSNIVQNMHYLTFSSKTDNYETSAGIPIGFASGMSFEKSAFTKGISYPPRLMTKNDDEANNYLVMLFSLRFEDILYITTNNASNFNIKVEYAMDHAEELINDLRNGTITKRLNLSDEDRKYYESQMEAFPKRANFLEELLKKGKDQFIPKNYWPYVMLTKFWLGGSVGPNSETSRKYLDEKTIFFDVGYGASEGKFTIPTKPDTPEGILSIFGGFYEFKDLENGQILTADKVELNKEYELIITTYGGLYRYELHDIIEIIGFTGTTPNLIFKTKSGEILNISQEKIPAIEVVNKIKDGLNLSFKQVQIFENHDEKNYEIYIELEKETQINANELASKLNEILIESFELYELYNRMGLMTPLKVILMKNGWIESLYAMKSKGNVPKSQIKLPLIITEKPDKEYIL, translated from the coding sequence ATGACAATATATGAAGAATTGGATAAATTAAAACTAACTGAAATAGAAAAAGCTTGGTTAGGATATTGTCATAATTGTAGTGAAACTCAAAATACCGTTTTAGAAGATATACTTAAAAGCAATGAAAATACAGAGTTTGGAATGAAACATGATTTTAAAAATATCAAATCAGTAGAGGATTTCCAAAAAAACATTCCCCTATCTCAATATTCTGATTATGAAGAATATATTGAAAAACTTAAATTAGGAGAGAATAATCAATTATTTGCTCAAGATATAGAATATTTCATAATGACTTCAGGGACAAGTTCTGGGAAATCAAAATTAATACCTGAAAATGAAGATTCAAAAAATATCAAAAATACTGTTTACAAATTAAGAAATTATTATCTTTTAAAAACTTTGTTAATGAGTAAAGCAGATCCAAATTCTCAATTGAATAAGTATTTGATAAGTAAAGGATTAAATCCAAAAGATGTTAATGTTCCTGAATTATCAAATATTGTTCAGAATATGCATTATTTAACATTTTCAAGTAAAACTGATAATTATGAAACATCTGCTGGAATTCCAATCGGTTTTGCATCCGGAATGTCTTTTGAAAAATCAGCATTTACTAAAGGAATATCATATCCTCCACGATTAATGACTAAAAATGATGATGAAGCGAATAATTATCTTGTAATGCTTTTTTCACTAAGATTTGAGGATATTCTCTATATAACAACTAATAATGCATCTAACTTTAATATTAAAGTGGAATATGCAATGGATCATGCAGAAGAATTAATTAATGATTTAAGAAATGGTACTATAACTAAAAGATTAAATCTTTCAGATGAAGATAGGAAGTATTATGAAAGCCAAATGGAAGCATTCCCTAAAAGAGCTAATTTTTTAGAAGAATTATTGAAAAAAGGAAAAGATCAATTTATTCCAAAAAATTATTGGCCATATGTTATGTTAACTAAATTTTGGTTAGGTGGATCAGTAGGTCCTAATTCAGAAACTTCAAGAAAATATCTTGATGAAAAAACTATTTTCTTTGATGTGGGTTATGGAGCTAGTGAAGGTAAATTTACAATTCCTACAAAACCAGATACTCCTGAAGGCATATTATCTATATTTGGAGGATTTTATGAATTTAAAGACCTTGAGAATGGTCAAATATTGACTGCAGATAAAGTTGAGTTAAATAAAGAGTATGAATTGATAATTACTACATATGGTGGTTTATATCGATATGAGCTTCATGATATTATAGAAATTATAGGTTTTACTGGAACAACACCTAATTTAATCTTTAAAACAAAATCTGGAGAAATATTGAATATATCTCAAGAAAAAATTCCAGCTATTGAAGTTGTAAATAAAATAAAAGATGGATTAAATTTAAGTTTTAAACAAGTTCAAATTTTTGAAAATCATGATGAAAAAAATTATGAGATTTATATTGAACTTGAAAAAGAAACTCAAATTAATGCTAATGAATTAGCTAGTAAGTTAAATGAAATATTAATTGAAAGCTTTGAATTATATGAATTATATAATAGAATGGGGTTAATGACTCCGTTAAAGGTAATTTTAATGAAAAATGGATGGATAGAATCATTATATGCAATGAAATCAAAAGGAAACGTTCCAAAATCACAAATAAAATTACCTCTTATAATTACTGAAAAACCAGATAAAGAATATATTTTGTAA
- a CDS encoding ABC transporter ATP-binding protein/permease, whose translation MSKVILDNGVKVNNFEVIYNSGILMLIYTLGSMIMVTLVSYITSYITGKVSFDLRSKMFRKVTDLSLYDFNKFESASLMNRATGDINVIQLFILNLLRSCLLIPFVIVGVIIETVLINRTLAAILIVFFIITILFMFIKGNKSIIFFNKLQVSVDRLNLLLREKVYGVRSIRAFGKEDYERNKFEKANDDSYELNIESSLKLYYVAPMAVLLMNVAVVIIYYVGGIQLQYNMVNVADLLLFFQYITYFLSSLALIPFIVKIMPKAIVASNRIEEVFEYEPTLLNNPIKQEYKEDSFKGVEFNNVIFGYSGAKDVIADINFKAPKGTTTALIGATGSGKSTVMYLLNRMYDPTFGEILIDGVNIKDIDLKELHSKISFGSQKSMVFNDTVIENIRMSDDSITREDIERACEITLFTDAFKSLPSGIDSIIEENGTNISGGQRQRLSLARTIAKDSDIYIFDDTFSALDMKTEKIVRENIKELLKDKTVFMVAQKISTIIDADNILVFDAGRIVCQGTHEELLEKCEIYKEIYESQAYMNKE comes from the coding sequence ATGTCTAAGGTAATTCTTGATAATGGTGTAAAAGTCAACAACTTTGAAGTAATTTATAATAGTGGAATATTAATGTTGATTTATACTCTTGGATCAATGATAATGGTTACTTTGGTATCATATATAACTTCATATATCACTGGAAAAGTTTCATTTGATTTAAGAAGTAAAATGTTTAGGAAAGTAACAGATTTATCATTATATGATTTTAATAAATTTGAAAGTGCATCTTTGATGAATAGGGCTACTGGAGATATAAATGTAATCCAGTTATTCATATTAAATCTTCTTAGAAGCTGTTTATTAATTCCATTTGTTATTGTGGGAGTCATTATAGAAACTGTTTTAATTAATAGAACATTAGCTGCAATTTTAATTGTATTCTTTATAATAACAATTTTATTTATGTTTATTAAAGGTAATAAGAGTATTATCTTTTTTAACAAACTTCAAGTAAGTGTTGATAGATTAAATTTATTGCTACGTGAGAAAGTTTACGGTGTAAGAAGTATTAGAGCATTTGGAAAAGAAGATTATGAAAGGAATAAATTTGAAAAGGCAAATGATGATTCTTATGAATTAAATATTGAATCTTCATTAAAACTATATTATGTTGCTCCAATGGCTGTATTGTTAATGAATGTAGCTGTTGTTATAATTTATTATGTTGGAGGAATTCAATTACAGTATAATATGGTTAATGTTGCAGATTTATTATTATTCTTCCAATATATCACATATTTCTTAAGTAGCTTAGCATTAATTCCATTTATTGTAAAAATAATGCCTAAAGCTATTGTTGCATCAAATAGGATAGAAGAAGTTTTTGAATATGAACCAACATTACTTAATAATCCAATTAAACAGGAATATAAAGAAGATTCATTTAAAGGTGTTGAATTTAATAATGTTATTTTCGGTTATTCAGGAGCAAAGGACGTAATAGCTGATATCAATTTTAAAGCACCTAAAGGAACAACAACAGCTCTAATTGGAGCTACTGGATCTGGAAAAAGTACTGTAATGTATTTATTAAATAGAATGTATGATCCTACCTTTGGTGAAATATTAATTGATGGTGTCAATATAAAAGACATTGATTTAAAAGAATTACATTCAAAAATAAGTTTTGGAAGTCAAAAATCAATGGTATTCAATGACACTGTAATTGAAAATATTAGAATGAGTGATGATTCTATTACAAGAGAAGATATTGAAAGAGCATGTGAAATAACACTTTTCACAGATGCATTTAAAAGTCTTCCTTCTGGAATTGATAGTATTATAGAAGAAAATGGTACTAACATTTCAGGTGGTCAAAGACAAAGATTAAGTCTTGCAAGAACAATTGCCAAAGATTCAGACATTTATATTTTCGATGATACATTCAGTGCTTTGGATATGAAAACTGAAAAAATTGTAAGGGAGAATATAAAGGAATTACTCAAAGATAAGACTGTGTTTATGGTTGCTCAAAAAATAAGTACTATTATTGATGCAGATAACATTTTAGTATTTGATGCTGGACGTATTGTATGTCAAGGAACCCATGAAGAATTGTTAGAAAAATGTGAAATTTATAAAGAGATTTATGAATCTCAAGCATATATGAATAAGGAGTAA
- a CDS encoding ABC transporter ATP-binding protein/permease, whose translation MVKNDKNSYKGLLKTIYQLIGKDKNKFILAIALMVIGTFCLAYAPNVAGKITDEFSKFATTNVFNENIIITLLISLLVLYVVGNLLKMVSDRMMIFISSRVSLKLRYELHEKMHNVPINYIDSTPSGDIIARLTNDMSSVESMISSTLVTIFVQFIIIVLVIVMMLILNVELSIIYLILIPLSFGILNFISNKTKVQFKKQQMLVGKLNGVIGDNFNNHLIVKSYNMEEKSLDKFDKINHQIFESFFKSRFYSGFIIPINTILTNIGYIGICVFGGYFIISGSLTIGTFLAFILYGQMLTEPLTTIGNNLNILQSGLSSLENILDVLNAEEEKDFENSEHLLEKDVKGEIEFKNVKFGYTEDKILMNDVNFIAKSGTTNAIVGPSGAGKTTIVNLLMRFYDINDGVIYLDGKNIYKIKRDDFRKSFGMVLQDSWVFEGTIAENIGYGMENPTIEDIHKAAELVGCDKFINLLPDGYDTIISEENTNLSVGEKQLLVLARTIISDPKILILDEATSQMDTRTELLVTKAMEEMMKGRTTFIIAHRLFTIKNADKIIFMKNGDIKEVGNHKELLELNGLYAEMYKSGSIKSE comes from the coding sequence ATGGTTAAAAATGATAAAAATTCTTATAAAGGATTACTTAAAACTATTTACCAATTAATTGGGAAAGATAAAAATAAATTTATTTTAGCCATTGCATTAATGGTTATTGGAACTTTTTGTTTAGCATATGCTCCAAATGTTGCTGGGAAAATAACTGATGAATTTTCAAAATTTGCAACTACAAATGTATTTAATGAAAATATAATAATAACTCTCCTTATATCATTATTAGTCCTTTATGTTGTTGGAAATTTATTAAAGATGGTTTCTGACCGTATGATGATTTTTATAAGCAGTAGGGTATCTTTAAAATTAAGATATGAGTTACATGAAAAAATGCATAATGTTCCTATAAATTACATTGACTCAACTCCAAGTGGGGATATCATAGCTAGATTAACAAATGATATGAGTAGTGTTGAATCAATGATAAGTAGTACATTAGTTACTATCTTTGTTCAATTTATTATCATAGTTCTTGTTATTGTAATGATGTTAATTTTAAATGTTGAATTAAGTATTATTTATCTTATATTAATTCCATTATCCTTTGGTATTCTCAATTTCATAAGTAATAAAACAAAAGTACAATTTAAAAAACAACAGATGCTTGTTGGTAAATTGAATGGAGTAATTGGAGATAATTTCAATAATCATCTGATTGTAAAATCCTATAATATGGAAGAAAAATCATTAGATAAATTTGATAAAATTAATCATCAAATATTTGAATCTTTCTTTAAATCTAGGTTTTATTCAGGATTTATTATACCTATTAACACTATTTTAACAAATATAGGATATATTGGTATTTGTGTTTTCGGAGGATACTTTATAATCTCTGGAAGTCTTACAATCGGAACATTTTTAGCATTTATTTTATATGGGCAAATGTTGACTGAGCCATTAACAACTATTGGAAATAATCTTAACATACTACAATCTGGACTTAGTAGTTTAGAGAATATTTTAGATGTTTTAAATGCAGAAGAAGAAAAAGACTTTGAAAATAGTGAACATCTCCTTGAAAAGGATGTTAAAGGTGAGATTGAATTTAAAAATGTTAAATTTGGATATACTGAAGATAAAATATTAATGAATGATGTTAATTTTATTGCAAAATCAGGTACAACAAATGCTATTGTAGGACCATCAGGAGCTGGAAAAACCACAATCGTTAATTTATTAATGAGATTCTATGATATAAATGATGGAGTTATATATTTAGATGGTAAAAATATTTATAAAATTAAGAGAGATGATTTTAGGAAAAGTTTTGGAATGGTTCTCCAAGACAGTTGGGTTTTCGAAGGAACAATAGCTGAAAATATTGGATATGGAATGGAAAATCCAACAATTGAAGATATTCATAAAGCTGCTGAGTTAGTAGGTTGTGATAAATTTATAAATCTTTTACCTGATGGTTATGACACTATCATCAGTGAAGAAAATACTAATTTAAGTGTTGGTGAAAAACAATTGTTAGTTTTAGCTCGTACAATAATATCTGATCCTAAAATATTGATTTTGGATGAAGCTACAAGTCAAATGGATACAAGAACAGAACTATTAGTTACAAAAGCTATGGAAGAAATGATGAAAGGTAGAACAACATTTATAATAGCTCATAGATTATTTACAATTAAAAATGCAGATAAAATTATTTTCATGAAAAATGGGGATATAAAAGAAGTTGGAAATCATAAAGAATTATTAGAATTAAATGGATTATATGCAGAGATGTATAAAAGTGGATCAATTAAAAGTGAGTGA